A part of Dermacentor variabilis isolate Ectoservices chromosome 10, ASM5094787v1, whole genome shotgun sequence genomic DNA contains:
- the LOC142560269 gene encoding alpha-crystallin B chain-like yields the protein MALFPLLNYGSRCPSDMARRFFDDDFGGSFLDGELSDTPFHHQRHYAHPRHHRQSTGSVCPAMQGTSVACTPDKFAIRVDTRHFAPEEITVKTQDNSVVIHGKHEEKSDDRGCYVKREFTRRYILPEDVDPETVKCHLQPNGLLALEAPRKNAPKEQPKNIPIEIKHESASGDASKEK from the coding sequence ATGGCACTGTTTCCTCTGCTCAACTACGGTTCCCGGTGTCCCTCGGACATGGCGAGGCGCTTCTTCGACGACGACTTCGGAGGCTCTTTCCTCGACGGTGAGCTTTCTGACACGCCGTTTCATCACCAACGCCACTATGCCCACCCTCGTCACCACCGGCAGTCGACCGGTAGCGTCTGCCCTGCAATGCAGGGCACTTCTGTCGCCTGCACGCCGGACAAGTTCGCCATTCGCGTCGACACTAGGCACTTCGCTCCGGAAGAAATCACCGTGAAGACTCAAGACAACAGCGTCGTCATTCACGGCAAGCACGAGGAGAAGTCGGACGACCGCGGCTGCTACGTGAAGCGCGAGTTCACCCGCCGCTACATCCTGCCCGAGGACGTCGACCCCGAAACCGTAAAGTGTCACCTGCAGCCCAACGGACTGTTGGCACTCGAAGCTCCGCGCAAGAACGCCCCCAAAGAGCAGCCAAAGAACATCCCGATTGAAATTAAGCACGAAAGTGCTAGCGGCGACGCTTCGAAGGAAAAGTGA